A region of Malaclemys terrapin pileata isolate rMalTer1 chromosome 5, rMalTer1.hap1, whole genome shotgun sequence DNA encodes the following proteins:
- the LOC128837648 gene encoding homeobox protein not2-like, translating to MLQNPVFPGLLNNILAAATDSSGPPAAPDVPQLPRKTPFNIDAILSKPEPQKKGAASARWSSKLPLEWHSWIYPATYSIGLMPYPATYLDKPGYGVLHQHQQLQRGCLFSYPSCKQDSLELSGCVGAVSLGPSVPWRSRGPCKMKRVRTVFKPEQLERLEQEFLKQQYMVGTERVDLAATLHLTETQVKVWFQNRRIKWRKQSLEQKKAKLAQFGGTQPLPTDSMDLENNEEDTVDVEV from the exons ATGCTCCAGAACCCGGTCTTCCCAGGTCTGCTCAACAACATCCTGGCAGCAGCAACAGACTCATCTGGCCCCCCAGCTGCTCCAGATGTTCCCCAGCTCCCTCGGAAGACCCCTTTTAACATTGACGCCATCCTCTCCAAGCCAGAGCCCCAGAAGAAAGGCGCAGCCTCTGCCAGatggtcctccaagctgcctctGGAGTGGCACAGCTGGATTTACCCAGCCACCTACTCCATTGGCCTCATGCCCTACCCAGCCACGTACCTGGATAAGCCGGGCTATGGGGTTCTGCACCAgcaccagcagctgcagaggggcTGCCTGTTCTCTTATCCCAGCTGTAAGCAAGACA GTCTGGAGTTGTCTGGTTGCGTAGGAGCTGTCTCGCTGGGGCCTTCTGTTCCTTGGAGATCCAGGGGGCCCTGTAAGATGAAGAGGGTCCGCACAGTTTTCAAACCAGAGCAGCTGGAGCGGCTGGAGCAGGAATTCCTCAAACAGCAATACATGGTGGGCACGGAGCGGGTGGATCTGGCGGCCACCCTGCACCTCACAGAGACGCAG GTGAAAGTCTGGTTCCAGAACCGGAGGATCAAATGGAGAAAGCAAAGCCTGGAGCAGAAGAAAGCGAAGCTGGCGCAGTTTGGAGGGACGCAGCCTCTTCCTACGGACTCCATGGACCTCGAGAACAACGAGGAAGACACGGTGGACGTGGAGGTCTAA